One segment of Ureibacillus thermophilus DNA contains the following:
- the lysA gene encoding diaminopimelate decarboxylase has translation MHLYGTQTIGENGHLHIGGVDAVELAKEYGTPLIVYDLELVRNRARAFRETFQKHGVNAQVAYASKAFSCIAIYQFVKEENLSLDVVSGGELYTALKANFPAERIHFHGNNKSYDELILAFDAKIGCIVVDNFYEIELLKKISESRKQSMNILLRVTPGVEAHTHDFITTGQADSKFGFDLNNGQADEAFQLVGDYEYLNLLGLHCHIGSQIFETDGFSLAAGKLIEKIDEWHKKYNYECKVLNLGGGFGIRYTEEDRPLEPHVYVEEMVKTVKEETAKRNLSMPEIWIEPGRSLVGDAGTTLYTIGSRKVVPNIREYIAVDGGMSDNIRPALYDAKYEAVIANKANEPRNYQYTVAGKLCESGDKLIIDAALQKAEPGDILAIFCTGAYGYSMASNYNRVPRPAVVFVENGKHQLAIRRESYEDLILNDMEYQLDKVNQL, from the coding sequence ATGCACTTATACGGAACACAAACGATTGGAGAAAACGGTCATTTACATATCGGCGGTGTTGATGCAGTTGAACTGGCAAAAGAATACGGAACACCGCTTATCGTATATGATCTAGAATTGGTCCGAAACCGCGCGCGAGCATTTAGAGAAACATTCCAAAAGCATGGCGTGAACGCACAAGTTGCCTATGCTTCAAAAGCTTTCTCTTGCATTGCAATCTATCAATTTGTGAAAGAAGAAAATTTATCGCTAGATGTGGTTTCCGGCGGAGAATTATATACGGCTTTAAAAGCTAATTTTCCAGCAGAACGCATCCATTTCCATGGAAACAACAAGTCCTATGATGAATTAATCCTCGCTTTTGATGCAAAGATTGGTTGTATCGTGGTAGATAATTTCTATGAAATTGAACTATTAAAAAAGATTTCAGAATCACGAAAACAATCAATGAACATCTTATTGCGCGTAACCCCAGGTGTTGAAGCCCATACCCACGATTTCATTACAACCGGCCAAGCAGATTCCAAATTTGGTTTTGATTTAAATAACGGACAAGCCGATGAAGCGTTCCAGCTTGTAGGAGATTATGAATATTTAAATTTACTAGGTTTACATTGCCATATAGGCTCTCAAATTTTTGAAACGGACGGCTTTAGTTTAGCTGCTGGCAAATTAATTGAAAAAATCGATGAATGGCATAAAAAATATAACTATGAATGCAAGGTTCTCAATTTAGGAGGAGGCTTCGGCATCCGCTATACGGAAGAAGATCGCCCTCTTGAGCCTCATGTATATGTAGAAGAAATGGTAAAAACGGTGAAAGAAGAAACGGCAAAGCGCAATTTATCCATGCCGGAAATTTGGATTGAACCGGGCCGTTCTTTAGTAGGAGATGCAGGTACAACATTATATACAATCGGCTCCCGCAAAGTCGTTCCAAATATCCGCGAATATATTGCCGTTGACGGCGGTATGAGCGACAATATCCGTCCGGCATTATACGATGCCAAATATGAAGCGGTTATTGCCAATAAAGCCAATGAACCAAGAAATTATCAGTATACAGTAGCAGGAAAACTTTGCGAATCTGGCGATAAACTAATTATAGATGCTGCACTCCAAAAAGCTGAACCTGGAGATATTTTAGCCATCTTCTGCACAGGAGCTTACGGCTATTCCATGGCATCCAACTATAACCGCGTACCAAGACCAGCTGTTGTGTTTGTGGAAAATGGAAAACACCAATTAGCGATTCGCAGAGAAAGCTATGAAGATCTAATTTTAAACGACATGGAATATCAACTAGATAAGGTGAATCAATTGTGA
- a CDS encoding GNAT family N-acetyltransferase — MLVRYKKSLEKIAMGLLSFMPQEKDVKKLMETMQSYEQKDNWQLYLWKNNDEYVGIVGVRVEDSVAIIQHITVVPSYRGEGIAKKMIKELMNSGEFTEVKACEITEPFVNKCLHSLQEADGN, encoded by the coding sequence ATGTTAGTTCGTTATAAAAAATCACTCGAAAAAATTGCGATGGGATTACTTTCATTTATGCCACAGGAAAAGGACGTCAAAAAATTGATGGAAACAATGCAGTCCTATGAACAAAAAGACAATTGGCAATTATATTTATGGAAAAATAATGATGAATATGTTGGAATTGTAGGCGTTCGAGTAGAAGATTCTGTTGCTATCATCCAACATATTACGGTTGTTCCTTCTTATCGTGGGGAAGGGATTGCCAAAAAAATGATAAAAGAATTAATGAATTCTGGGGAATTTACAGAAGTTAAAGCTTGTGAAATAACAGAACCTTTTGTTAATAAATGCTTGCACAGTTTACAAGAGGCAGACGGAAATTAA
- a CDS encoding DUF309 domain-containing protein has product MHPLWHPSFIDFCAYFNGNQDYFECHEVLEEYWKKIAPGNKKHPLVGYIQLSTGLYHWRRNNYRGAARMMKSAYEKFLSNQRHPFFDYIDFQQLCKDCLQSLESIEKNQPFASFQIKLTNPELEELVKEKIKSLPSLPHEFLYHKHMLRDRSDILTMRDEKRNGRR; this is encoded by the coding sequence ATGCATCCTTTATGGCATCCGTCATTTATCGATTTTTGCGCATATTTCAATGGTAATCAAGATTATTTTGAATGTCACGAAGTTTTAGAGGAATATTGGAAGAAGATTGCACCGGGAAATAAAAAACATCCACTTGTCGGTTATATACAACTTTCCACTGGATTGTATCATTGGAGAAGAAACAACTACCGTGGTGCTGCTCGAATGATGAAAAGCGCTTATGAAAAATTTTTGTCCAATCAACGCCATCCATTTTTTGATTATATCGATTTTCAGCAATTATGTAAGGATTGCCTTCAAAGTTTAGAATCCATTGAAAAAAATCAACCCTTTGCATCTTTTCAAATCAAGCTGACAAATCCGGAGTTAGAGGAACTAGTGAAAGAAAAAATCAAGTCTCTTCCTTCGCTGCCTCATGAATTTCTTTATCATAAGCATATGCTGCGCGATCGTTCAGATATTCTTACAATGCGGGATGAAAAAAGAAACGGCAGACGTTAA
- a CDS encoding segregation/condensation protein A: protein MYEVKLDAFQGPLDLLLHLIQRLEIDIYDIPMAELTAQYMEHVRAMKVLELEEASEYLVMAATLLAIKSRMLLPIHEGEMEEEDFELEEPDPREELVLKLIEYKKFKEAANELKKMEENRPENYTKPPSDLSPYMPDEQLALFNADVNVYDLLYAFQKMLRRKQLRKPLKTTVKKQDIPVKEQMFKVVDILKTKGGKSSFFDLFPYEDKSTIIVTFLSLLELMKRQVVFVEQEHNFEDLTVILLKEELSGELEDIDEQN, encoded by the coding sequence ATGTATGAAGTAAAATTAGATGCGTTTCAAGGACCGCTTGATTTATTATTGCATTTAATTCAACGTTTGGAAATTGATATATATGATATCCCGATGGCCGAATTAACGGCTCAATATATGGAGCATGTACGGGCCATGAAAGTATTGGAGCTTGAGGAAGCCAGTGAATATTTAGTGATGGCGGCAACGCTTCTTGCCATTAAAAGCCGCATGCTGCTTCCGATTCATGAAGGAGAAATGGAAGAGGAAGATTTTGAACTGGAAGAACCTGACCCAAGGGAAGAATTAGTGTTAAAGCTGATTGAATATAAAAAGTTTAAAGAGGCGGCCAATGAATTGAAAAAGATGGAGGAAAACCGCCCTGAAAACTACACAAAACCGCCAAGCGACCTTTCCCCATATATGCCGGACGAGCAGCTGGCTTTATTTAATGCCGATGTCAATGTTTATGACTTGCTATATGCCTTTCAAAAAATGCTGCGCAGAAAACAGCTTCGAAAGCCTTTAAAAACAACGGTGAAAAAGCAAGATATTCCTGTCAAAGAACAAATGTTTAAAGTGGTGGATATCCTAAAAACTAAAGGAGGAAAATCCAGTTTCTTTGACCTTTTCCCTTACGAAGATAAATCAACGATTATTGTTACTTTTTTATCGCTATTGGAACTGATGAAGCGTCAAGTTGTTTTCGTCGAGCAGGAACATAACTTTGAAGATTTAACGGTGATATTGCTGAAGGAGGAACTGTCAGGTGAACTCGAAGATATTGATGAGCAAAATTGA
- the scpB gene encoding SMC-Scp complex subunit ScpB — translation MSKIEALLFVVGDEGLTIKQLADLLDVGEVDIEAGLSELKTHYENNAASGITIKQLADTYLLTTKPELATTIKKLVENPNSQVLSTASLEVLAIIAYKQPITRAEIEDLRGVKSERPIQTLISRGLIREVGRAEGTGRAILYGTTKEFLNYFGLKDLSELPPLPEGNIEDENEQTDLFMTKFQEVFHKEEQ, via the coding sequence ATGAGCAAAATTGAGGCATTGCTATTTGTAGTAGGTGATGAAGGGTTGACGATAAAACAACTGGCGGATTTATTAGATGTGGGGGAAGTGGATATTGAAGCTGGATTAAGCGAGTTAAAAACCCATTACGAAAACAATGCTGCTTCCGGTATCACGATTAAACAATTAGCAGATACATATTTATTAACAACCAAGCCTGAATTAGCAACGACCATCAAAAAGTTAGTTGAAAATCCAAACAGCCAAGTATTATCAACTGCATCGTTGGAAGTCCTTGCCATTATCGCTTACAAGCAACCGATCACAAGGGCGGAAATTGAGGACTTGCGCGGAGTCAAAAGTGAGCGGCCCATTCAGACCCTCATTTCTCGGGGACTTATCCGGGAAGTTGGACGAGCAGAAGGAACAGGGCGGGCCATCCTTTACGGAACAACGAAAGAGTTTTTAAATTACTTTGGATTAAAAGACCTGTCAGAACTTCCTCCTTTGCCTGAAGGAAATATAGAAGATGAAAATGAACAGACAGATCTTTTCATGACAAAATTCCAGGAAGTGTTTCATAAAGAAGAACAATAA